The following coding sequences are from one Streptomyces venezuelae window:
- a CDS encoding sedoheptulose 7-phosphate cyclase, which produces MAGQVLAEAGAAGVHEDAGGFDLLAPDGTGYRVDVTGGVFHPDNPLLAEYVAGRRVVAYIGPTVDRIYGKRLRDYLTARLEPGSWSVHTIATGEHHKSLTSVEQVCATAKAAGLDRHGVMLAVGGGIVADIVGFAASMYARGIRYIKVNTSLVGQVDVGVGVKTGVNALHTKNMFGAYHPAHASLNDPALLDTLPAREIRCGLAEIVKMAVILDGDLFRTLERHPDAFRRGPSSAAASGTAASGGDVETYIIRTAMRLMMEELCPNLREHELARLVDFGHTFSPVIETAGGHRLAHGEAVAVDMALSAHLARLLGLADEETCERIVTLLERIGLPVYDPATCTPELMTQALRASWQRRGRKLHLVVPTALGKAAFVDELEHLPTETLRAALDALADRAVRRDG; this is translated from the coding sequence ATGGCAGGCCAGGTTCTTGCTGAGGCCGGGGCCGCGGGGGTCCATGAGGACGCCGGCGGCTTCGATCTGCTCGCACCGGACGGCACCGGATACCGCGTCGACGTCACGGGCGGGGTCTTCCATCCGGACAACCCGCTGCTCGCGGAGTACGTGGCGGGCCGCCGCGTGGTGGCCTACATCGGCCCCACCGTGGACCGCATCTACGGAAAGCGGCTCCGCGACTACCTCACCGCCCGTCTGGAGCCGGGCAGTTGGAGCGTGCACACCATCGCGACCGGCGAGCACCACAAGTCCCTGACGTCGGTGGAGCAGGTCTGCGCCACCGCCAAGGCGGCGGGCCTGGACCGGCACGGGGTGATGCTCGCGGTGGGCGGCGGCATCGTGGCGGACATCGTCGGCTTCGCCGCGTCCATGTACGCGCGCGGCATCCGCTACATCAAGGTCAACACCAGCCTGGTGGGGCAGGTCGACGTCGGCGTCGGCGTCAAGACCGGCGTCAACGCCCTGCACACGAAGAACATGTTCGGCGCCTACCACCCCGCCCACGCCTCCCTCAACGATCCGGCGCTCCTGGACACGCTGCCGGCCCGTGAGATCCGCTGCGGTCTCGCCGAGATCGTGAAGATGGCGGTCATCCTCGACGGCGACCTGTTCAGGACACTGGAACGGCATCCGGACGCGTTCCGCCGCGGACCGTCAAGCGCGGCGGCTTCGGGCACGGCGGCTTCGGGCGGCGATGTGGAGACGTACATCATCCGCACCGCGATGCGGCTCATGATGGAGGAGCTCTGCCCGAATCTGCGGGAGCACGAGCTCGCCAGGCTCGTCGACTTCGGGCACACGTTCAGCCCGGTCATCGAGACGGCGGGCGGCCACCGCCTGGCCCACGGCGAGGCGGTCGCCGTCGACATGGCGCTCTCCGCGCACCTGGCGCGGCTGCTCGGTCTCGCCGATGAGGAGACCTGCGAGCGGATCGTGACCCTGCTCGAGCGGATCGGGCTGCCGGTGTACGACCCGGCCACCTGCACGCCGGAGCTGATGACGCAGGCGCTGCGCGCGTCGTGGCAGCGGCGGGGCCGCAAGCTGCACCTGGTCGTGCCGACCGCGCTGGGCAAGGCGGCCTTCGTCGACGAGCTGGAGCACCTCCCGACGGAGACGCTGCGGGCAGCCCTTGACGCGCTGGCGGACCGGGCGGTGCGGCGCGATGGCTGA
- the malQ gene encoding 4-alpha-glucanotransferase produces MTDVRTALAHAHGVATAYTTDLGHRVDVVPDTLVAVLAACGVDASTEATARAALEAHRHEQAERPLPPCVVVRVPVDGARTTASPLPDHLTRLSRRAAVHVQLESGGTTALSPALPPGHHFLHVRTPDGRQAHAPLLAVPDRLPALAGRTWGFLVQLYSVLSRRSWGMGDLGDLAELAAWSGQALGAGFVQLGPLHAVEPGPLPDPSPYRPSSRRFADPLHVRVEAVPEYAYLDPAARPAVDGLVARARRLNDTVLDGSSLIDREAVRELKQRALRAVRDVPLSPGRAAAFAAFVEREGQGLTDYATWCALAEVHGGAWRSWPAELRDPRSPAVARARTELAAAVDHHRWLAWITDEQLAAAQAAAVGAGMRVGLVHDLAVGVAPEGADAWALQRCLAAGMSVGAPPDDFNRRGQDWGQPPWRPDALAAEGCRPFAELLRSGLRHAGALRVDHVMGLSRLWWVPEGRPPTEGTYVRYDRDAMLGVLALEAYRAGAAVIGEDLGTVEDGMREELAERGMLGTSVQRFEYLGGSAGRHGPLPPDQWRANCLATLTTHDLPTTAAWLSGEHVDLRARLGLLTRPEADEKAAAAAERDGWLAELTRLGLLPDPDGEVAALHRFLRLTPARMLGVWLPDATGDRRPQNLPGTAAVHPNWRLPVADARGRPVPLEELPDSTLLRILADIFAHDTADASAHDTTENDIEESHGRPGSC; encoded by the coding sequence ACCACCGACCTCGGCCACCGCGTCGACGTCGTCCCGGACACGCTGGTCGCCGTCCTCGCGGCGTGCGGCGTGGACGCGTCGACGGAGGCGACGGCACGGGCGGCCCTGGAGGCGCACCGGCACGAGCAGGCGGAGAGGCCGCTGCCCCCGTGTGTGGTGGTACGCGTCCCCGTGGACGGCGCCCGGACCACCGCCTCCCCTCTCCCCGACCACCTCACGAGGCTCAGTCGACGCGCCGCCGTACACGTGCAGTTGGAGTCCGGCGGCACGACGGCTCTCTCCCCGGCCCTCCCGCCAGGCCACCACTTCCTCCATGTCCGCACCCCCGACGGACGGCAGGCGCACGCACCCCTGCTCGCGGTGCCCGACCGTCTGCCCGCCCTCGCGGGCCGCACCTGGGGTTTCCTCGTGCAGCTCTACTCCGTCCTCTCCCGCCGCTCCTGGGGCATGGGCGACCTCGGCGACCTGGCGGAGCTCGCCGCCTGGTCGGGGCAGGCCCTGGGCGCGGGGTTCGTGCAGCTCGGGCCGTTGCACGCGGTGGAGCCGGGCCCGCTGCCCGACCCGTCGCCGTACCGGCCGAGTTCGCGGCGCTTCGCCGACCCCCTGCACGTACGCGTGGAGGCCGTGCCCGAGTACGCGTATCTCGACCCGGCGGCGCGTCCCGCCGTGGACGGCCTCGTCGCCCGCGCGCGTCGGCTGAACGACACGGTGCTCGACGGGAGTTCACTGATCGACCGGGAGGCGGTGCGCGAGCTCAAGCAGCGCGCGCTGCGGGCCGTGCGTGACGTGCCGCTGTCGCCGGGACGGGCCGCCGCCTTCGCCGCGTTCGTCGAGCGCGAGGGGCAGGGCCTGACCGACTACGCCACATGGTGCGCGCTCGCCGAGGTGCACGGCGGGGCGTGGCGGTCCTGGCCCGCCGAGCTGCGCGATCCACGCTCCCCCGCCGTGGCGCGGGCCCGCACCGAGCTCGCCGCGGCCGTCGACCACCACCGGTGGCTCGCGTGGATCACCGACGAGCAGCTGGCGGCGGCGCAGGCCGCGGCGGTCGGTGCGGGGATGCGGGTCGGTCTCGTCCACGATCTGGCGGTCGGTGTCGCGCCGGAAGGGGCCGACGCCTGGGCCCTGCAGCGCTGTCTCGCCGCCGGGATGAGCGTGGGGGCGCCGCCGGACGACTTCAACCGGCGCGGCCAGGACTGGGGCCAGCCTCCGTGGCGGCCGGACGCGCTCGCGGCCGAGGGCTGCCGGCCCTTCGCCGAGCTGCTCAGGTCCGGGCTGCGGCACGCGGGAGCCCTGCGCGTCGACCACGTCATGGGGCTTTCGCGGCTGTGGTGGGTGCCGGAGGGACGGCCGCCCACGGAGGGCACGTACGTGCGGTACGACCGGGACGCGATGCTCGGGGTCCTTGCCCTGGAGGCGTACCGGGCGGGCGCCGCGGTGATCGGCGAGGACCTCGGCACCGTCGAGGACGGCATGCGCGAGGAGCTCGCGGAGCGCGGCATGCTCGGCACGTCGGTGCAGCGCTTCGAGTATCTGGGTGGTTCCGCGGGCCGGCACGGCCCGCTGCCGCCCGACCAGTGGCGGGCGAACTGTCTGGCCACGCTGACGACCCACGACCTGCCGACGACGGCGGCCTGGCTCTCCGGCGAACACGTGGACCTGCGGGCCCGGCTCGGGCTCCTGACCCGGCCGGAGGCCGATGAGAAGGCAGCGGCCGCCGCCGAACGCGACGGCTGGCTCGCCGAGCTGACCCGGTTGGGTCTGCTGCCCGACCCGGACGGCGAGGTCGCCGCCCTGCACCGGTTCCTGCGGCTCACGCCGGCCCGGATGCTCGGCGTCTGGCTGCCGGACGCGACGGGCGACCGGCGCCCGCAGAACCTGCCGGGCACGGCCGCCGTGCACCCCAACTGGCGGCTGCCGGTGGCGGACGCACGGGGCCGCCCGGTGCCGCTGGAGGAGCTGCCCGATTCCACGCTGCTCCGGATCCTGGCGGACATCTTCGCGCACGACACCGCGGACGCCTCCGCGCACGACACCACTGAGAACGACATCGAGGAGAGTCATGGCAGGCCAGGTTCTTGCTGA